In Candidatus Dormiibacterota bacterium, one DNA window encodes the following:
- a CDS encoding acyl-CoA carboxylase subunit beta, with product MAPNPAPDVLAARTAALAGLDASRWPGKLPVRDRLRLLLDPDSWVEDGLLANAGRAGLPADGVLTGVGRIEGRPVAVIAHDFTVKAGSWGGLSCEKQVRILERADRDLLPVFYLVDAAGGRLSDQMGFFPGRRGAAAIFHLQIRLSGRVPQICCLHGPSAAGGAYMPAFTDWVGMVEGNASMYLASPRVAEKVTGEISTLEEMGGAMMHASVSGCGDEVFSADWEAIAAARLLFSYLPASFRQPPATIESRPPDILDWPEGLIPTDPNLAYDVRDVIDRFVDGGSFFEIKALWAQEMVTGLARLDGRVIGIVANQPSVRAGAIFVDSADKAARFIWLCDAFNIPLIFLQDVPGFMVGVAVERQGIIRHGAKMLTAMASAEVPRFTVVMRKAYAAGYYAMCAPGFEPRATLALPTATIGTMSPEASANAMYANRIAEISDPEERAAYITARVAEQGAEMNLLRLGSELVVDAVVDPPALRAELIARLAAADGWGRTPGRRHHVVSPV from the coding sequence GTGGCGCCGAATCCCGCGCCCGACGTGCTCGCCGCCCGGACGGCCGCCCTCGCCGGTCTCGACGCCTCCAGGTGGCCGGGCAAGCTCCCTGTCCGCGACCGCCTCCGCCTGCTCCTCGACCCCGATTCATGGGTGGAGGACGGCCTGCTGGCCAACGCAGGCCGCGCGGGCCTCCCGGCCGACGGAGTGCTCACCGGCGTCGGCCGCATCGAGGGACGGCCTGTCGCCGTCATCGCTCACGACTTCACGGTCAAGGCCGGCTCCTGGGGCGGCCTGAGCTGCGAGAAGCAGGTTCGGATCCTGGAGCGGGCCGACCGTGACCTGCTTCCCGTCTTCTACCTCGTCGACGCCGCAGGCGGCCGCCTCTCGGACCAGATGGGGTTCTTCCCCGGGCGTCGCGGCGCAGCCGCGATCTTCCACCTCCAGATCCGCCTCTCCGGACGGGTGCCGCAGATCTGCTGCCTGCACGGCCCCTCGGCCGCGGGCGGCGCCTACATGCCGGCATTCACGGACTGGGTCGGCATGGTGGAGGGCAACGCCTCGATGTACCTGGCGTCACCACGGGTGGCGGAGAAGGTCACCGGCGAGATCTCGACCCTGGAGGAGATGGGTGGGGCGATGATGCACGCGTCCGTCTCGGGGTGTGGCGACGAGGTCTTCAGCGCCGACTGGGAGGCGATCGCGGCCGCCCGCCTGCTGTTCTCGTACCTGCCCGCCTCGTTCCGGCAGCCGCCGGCGACGATCGAGTCCCGACCCCCGGACATCCTCGACTGGCCCGAGGGTCTGATCCCCACCGATCCGAACCTCGCCTACGACGTTCGGGACGTGATCGACCGATTCGTCGACGGCGGGTCGTTCTTCGAGATCAAGGCGCTCTGGGCCCAGGAGATGGTCACCGGCCTCGCCCGGCTCGACGGCCGGGTGATCGGGATCGTGGCCAACCAGCCGTCGGTGCGGGCCGGGGCGATCTTCGTCGACTCCGCCGACAAGGCGGCACGGTTCATCTGGCTGTGCGACGCGTTCAACATCCCGCTGATCTTCCTCCAGGACGTCCCGGGGTTCATGGTGGGCGTGGCCGTCGAGCGTCAGGGGATCATCCGCCACGGCGCAAAGATGCTGACGGCGATGGCGAGCGCCGAGGTCCCCCGCTTCACCGTGGTGATGCGCAAGGCGTACGCCGCCGGCTACTACGCGATGTGCGCCCCCGGCTTCGAGCCTCGGGCCACGCTCGCACTGCCCACCGCCACGATCGGCACGATGTCGCCCGAGGCCTCGGCGAACGCAATGTACGCCAACCGGATCGCCGAGATCTCCGACCCGGAGGAGCGCGCCGCCTACATCACCGCACGGGTGGCCGAGCAGGGGGCGGAGATGAACCTTCTCCGCCTGGGCAGCGAGCTCGTCGTCGACGCCGTCGTCGACCCGCCCGCCCTGAGGGCGGAGCTGATCGCGCGCCTGGCGGCGGCCGACGGCTGGGGACGGACGCCGGGCCGCCGCCACCACGTCGTCAGCCCCGTCTGA
- a CDS encoding CoA ester lyase, whose amino-acid sequence MRFRSVLFVPGHRLELLAKVPRWRPDVVVVDLEDAVSAAGKDAAREAVQGAELRVPGSTVLVRVNPPGTPWHDADVAAAVAGGAAGVVLPKADDPEAVTGLGDRLATALGAEACLVVGVETALGVGRAREVLGTGAVTAAYFGAEDFIADVGGRRTPGGLEVLHARSEVVLAGRLAGTPVIDQAVVALDDDDAFVADAEAGRALGYAGKLCVHPRQVTLAHGVFTPSEAEVAAARRVVEAAITFGVAVVDGRMVDAVHLRLARQVLERAGVAASRS is encoded by the coding sequence ATGAGGTTCCGCAGCGTCCTGTTCGTCCCCGGGCACCGGCTCGAGCTGCTCGCCAAGGTGCCACGGTGGCGACCCGACGTGGTCGTCGTCGACCTCGAGGACGCCGTGTCCGCCGCCGGCAAGGACGCCGCCCGCGAGGCGGTGCAGGGGGCGGAGCTCCGGGTGCCCGGCAGCACCGTGCTGGTGCGGGTGAACCCGCCCGGGACGCCGTGGCACGATGCGGACGTGGCCGCCGCCGTCGCCGGCGGCGCGGCCGGGGTCGTGCTCCCGAAGGCGGACGACCCCGAGGCCGTGACCGGGCTGGGCGATCGGCTCGCCACCGCGCTGGGCGCCGAGGCGTGCCTGGTGGTCGGTGTCGAGACGGCACTCGGGGTGGGCCGGGCGCGCGAGGTCCTCGGCACCGGCGCCGTCACCGCCGCCTACTTCGGCGCCGAGGACTTCATCGCCGACGTCGGCGGCCGGCGGACCCCCGGCGGGCTCGAGGTCCTCCACGCTCGCAGCGAGGTGGTGCTGGCGGGGCGACTGGCCGGCACACCGGTGATCGACCAGGCCGTCGTCGCTCTGGACGACGACGACGCCTTCGTGGCCGACGCGGAGGCGGGTCGCGCGCTCGGCTACGCGGGGAAGCTGTGCGTGCACCCCCGGCAGGTCACGCTCGCCCATGGCGTGTTCACTCCGAGCGAGGCGGAGGTCGCCGCCGCCCGGCGCGTCGTCGAGGCGGCGATCACGTTCGGAGTGGCCGTGGTCGACGGGCGGATGGTGGACGCCGTCCACCTCCGCCTGGCCCGCCAGGTCCTCGAGCGAGCGGGCGTGGCGGCGAGCCGGTCGTGA
- a CDS encoding MaoC family dehydratase yields the protein MSGRWFEELPVGFMVEHVIRRTVTETDNVLFTTMTMNPAPMHLDADYAAGTEFGRPLVNSMFTVALVVGLSVPELTLGTIVAQLGLSDVTFPAPVFPGDTIRVISEVVEARESRSRPQNGLVVFEHRAYNQRDELVCRLRRTGLMYRRPVADA from the coding sequence GTGTCGGGCCGGTGGTTCGAGGAATTGCCGGTCGGGTTCATGGTCGAGCATGTCATCCGCCGGACCGTGACCGAGACGGACAACGTGCTCTTCACGACGATGACCATGAACCCCGCGCCGATGCATCTCGACGCCGACTACGCCGCGGGGACGGAGTTCGGCCGGCCGCTGGTCAACAGCATGTTCACCGTGGCGCTGGTGGTCGGGTTGTCGGTGCCCGAGCTGACGCTCGGCACGATCGTTGCCCAGCTGGGGCTCAGCGACGTGACCTTCCCCGCCCCCGTCTTCCCCGGCGACACGATCAGGGTCATCAGCGAGGTCGTGGAGGCGAGGGAGTCGCGGTCCCGGCCACAGAACGGCCTGGTCGTCTTCGAGCACCGGGCGTACAACCAGCGCGACGAGCTGGTCTGCCGGCTCCGGCGCACCGGTCTCATGTACCGCCGTCCGGTCGCGGACGCCTGA
- a CDS encoding TetR/AcrR family transcriptional regulator, with product MAKSRGVSADAVRTAACDLFADRGYRGTSMKDIARALGVSAPNLYNHTLAKQDLLVGIMTLAMDRAIAAHDAAVAGVEDPAEQLRRATETSVLDFLAHPAEITVCNTEIRSLEEPHRAAITGRRDAYAARIRAIVDRGCAGGRFSTLQPRVATFAILELPANATAWFRERGELSAAEVARIYGQFALHIVGYQK from the coding sequence ATGGCGAAGTCAAGAGGGGTCTCGGCCGACGCGGTCCGCACGGCAGCCTGCGACCTGTTCGCCGACCGGGGCTACCGCGGGACGTCGATGAAGGACATCGCGCGCGCGCTCGGTGTGTCGGCCCCCAATCTCTACAACCACACCCTCGCCAAGCAGGACCTGCTCGTGGGGATCATGACCCTGGCCATGGATCGGGCCATCGCCGCGCACGACGCCGCGGTCGCGGGGGTGGAGGACCCGGCCGAGCAGCTGCGCCGGGCCACGGAGACGTCCGTCCTCGACTTCCTCGCCCACCCGGCCGAGATCACCGTCTGCAACACCGAGATCCGCAGCCTCGAGGAGCCGCACCGGGCGGCGATCACCGGCAGGCGAGACGCCTACGCCGCGCGCATCCGCGCGATCGTCGACCGCGGCTGCGCCGGCGGCCGGTTCTCCACCCTCCAGCCGCGCGTGGCCACGTTCGCCATCCTCGAGCTCCCGGCCAACGCCACGGCCTGGTTCAGGGAGCGCGGTGAGCTGTCGGCGGCTGAGGTCGCCCGCATCTACGGCCAGTTCGCACTGCACATCGTCGGCTATCAGAAATAG